A region from the Ctenopharyngodon idella isolate HZGC_01 chromosome 13, HZGC01, whole genome shotgun sequence genome encodes:
- the si:ch211-223p8.8 gene encoding dual specificity protein phosphatase 13A family protein, protein MENVDQTVGNILSETPSIEELEDILHGGQLSCNHVDEVWPNLFLGDMYMSHDRYGLWRLGITHVLNAAHGKMCCKGSDDFYGTTVKYYGVPANDLPTFDISPFFHPSAHYIHDALSRTGAKVFVHCAVGVSRSAALVLAYLMIHCNYSLVDAILKVKERRWIFPNRGFLKQLITLGNELNYKA, encoded by the exons ATGGAGAATGTAGATCAAACAGTGGGCAACATTTTGTCTGAAACACCCTCTATTGAAGAGTTGGAAGATATATTACATGGGGGTCAGCTGTCCTGTAACCATGTCGATGAAGTGTGGCCTAATTTGTTTCTAGGGGACAT GTACATGTCTCATGACAGATATGGCCTATGGAGACTGGGTATAACTCATGTTTTAAATGCTGCACATGGTAAAATGTGTTGCAaaggaagtgatgatttttaTGGGACAACCGTGAAGTACTATGGTGTTCCGGCCAATGATCTGCCTACATTCGATATTTCACCTTTTTTCCACCCTTCAGCACACTACATTCATGATGCTCTCAGCAGAACAGGtg CTAAAGTGTTTGTGCATTGTGCTGTGGGAGTGAGTCGTTCAGCTGCTCTGGTCTTAGCTTACCTAATGATACATTGCAATTACTCTCTGGTGGATGCCATCTTGAAAGTGAAAGAAAGAAGATGGATCTTTCCAAACCGAGGATTTCTGAAGCAGTTGATAACGCTCGGCAATGAATTAAACTACAAGGCATAG
- the zgc:153981 gene encoding dual specificity protein phosphatase family protein, with protein MTAQKNKHGLLAIKELENVLDTCKLDLTPVDEVWPNLYIGNVAIAQNRNALKKMGITHVLNAAHSKQGSIGDQSYYGNTIVYYGIPAEDSSSFDLSVHFKSASDFIHKALRKKNGKVLVHCIMGMSRSATLVLAYLMLRQRLTLRTAIQTVVLQRAIYPNRNFLSLLLDLDIQLQRKRMLCPIL; from the exons ATGACAGCTCAGAAAAATAAACACGGACTTCTGGCAATTAAAGAGTTAGAGAATGTTCTGGACACATGTAAACTTGATCTAACTCCAGTCGACGAGGTCTGGCCGAACCTGTACATCGGAAACGT gGCCATTGCTCAaaatagaaatgctttgaaGAAAATGGGCATCACTCATGTCTTAAATGCTGCCCATTCCAAGCAAGGCAGCATTGGGGACCAGAGCTATTATGGCAATACAATTGTATATTATGGCATCCCAGCAGAAGACTCTTCATCATTTGATCTTAGTGTGCACTTTAAATCGGCTTCTGATTTCATCCACAAAGCTTTGAGGAAGAAGAATG GTAAGGTGCTTGTTCATTGCATCATGGGAATGAGTCGGTCTGCCACTCTGGTTTTAGCGTACCTTATGCTGCGTCAGCGTCTTACTCTCCGCACTGCAATCCAAACGGTTGTATTGCAACGTGCAATCTATCCTAACAGGAACTTTTTGAGCCTTCTCCTGGATTTGGACATTCAGCTACAGAGAAAGCGAATGCTGTGTCCTATTCTCTGa